A window of Sphingobacterium kitahiroshimense genomic DNA:
AAAAGAATCAAATACGGATTGGAAAGAAATGTACAAAGTATTCAACATGGGACACCGCATGGAACTTTATGTACCAGAAGAAATTGCATCAGAAATTATTGCAATCTCCGAATCTTATGGTATTCCCGCTCAAATTATTGGTCGCGTAGAAGCTGCTACTACAAAACAAGTAACAGTTAAATCTCCTTACGGCGAGTTTATTTACGAATAACTAAAACGTCATTAGACTTGGTATTTTATCAAGTCTAATGACTCCTTATAACCATGAAAGATAAACTAATTGTGGGTTGGAAAGAATCATTAGATTTACCGGAACTTGGTATTTTTAATATTGAAGCAAAAGTAGATACAGGTGCGGGATCATCTGTTTTACATTGTGAATCTTATGAAATCAAAATAATTGAAAATCAAAAGTGGATTATTTGCCATATTATCGTTAATTTTAAAACAAGAGAACTTCGCATATTCAAATTTCCTGTTTATCGAGAAAAAATTGTAAAAAGTTCATTCGGTCAAAAAGAAAAGCGTTATTACATATTAACAAAAGCCAAATTATATAATCAGTTTTTCGAAATTAAATTATCTTTTAGAAACCGTTCTTCCATGCGATATCCTATGTTACTAGGAAAAAGTTTCCTATCAAAAAGGTTTATCGTGGACGTGTCAAGATCTAACTTATCTCAAAAATCTGTTGGATAAAAAGAATATTCATAGACAATTGTTTATGAACCAACATTACAATTAAATCATTCTAATCATAGCAAAGTGAAAATCGCTGTATTATCAACAGTTAAAAGCTTATACTCGACACGTCGATTAGTAGAAGCTGCAGAAAAACGTGGACATGAATGCGTTGTCATCGATCATAGCAAATGCTATGTAGGAATTCAACAAGGCAAACCTAGCATCCACTATAAAGGTCAAGATATTTCAGATATTGATGCAATAATTCCTCGAATTGGTGCTTCGGTTACTTTCTATGGTTCGGCCATTGTGAGGCAATTTGAGGTAATGGACGTAATTTCCGCCAATCCAAGTCAAGCAATAACACGATCACGAGACAAACTTCGTTGTATGCAAATTTTATCTGGTGCAGGAATCGGTCTTCCCATTACTGGATTTGCCCGTACTGCATCTGATGTTGACGACCTGATTAGTATGGTCGGTGGTGCACCTTTAGTTATTAAATTACTCGAAGGAACACAAGGAATTGGTGTAGTATTAGCTGAAACGAAGAAAGCGGCCTCCTCAGTTATAGAGGCTTTCTATGGATTAGGAAATAATATCTTAATACAAGAATATATCAAAGAAGCGAAAGGTACAGATATTCGTGCATTTGTTGTTGGAGGAAAAGTGGTCGGTGCAATGAAAAGAACAGCCAAAGAAGGAGAGTTTAGATCTAACATCCACCGTGGGGGAACAGCAGAAATTATCAGACTTACAAAAAATGAACGTGAGACTGCTATTGCAGCTGCGGCTTCCATGGGGTTAACAGTTTGTGGTGTTGATATGATGCCATCAGACAGAGGCCCTCTTGTACTGGAAGTAAACTCATCTCCTGGATTAGAAGGAATAGAAAAAGCAACAAAAAAAGATATTGCTGGAGAAATTATCATGTATCTCGAAAAACAGTTTGAATTAAAGAAAGCTGCCAAACCAGAGATTCGTAAAAAGAAAAAAAAGCAAAGCGATTTATAAAAATGAAGGTTCCTCTAAAAAAGGAACCTTTTTTGTTTTCGAACTTCATATAATGATATGAAAAATCATCTGTTTAGAATACAATGATAGAAAAGCCCCTAATTTCATTACCAGATTTTGACAATACTAAAACGAATAAATAGGATTATACGGTTACATTTGCCGATTATATTTTAAGATGCTATGAAGTTATTTCGCTACGGACCACTAAATGAAGAAAAAACAGGAATTTTAATCAATGAAGTTCACTATGACACTTCCGATTTTGGAGAAGATTATGACAATAAATTTCTCGCTAATGGTGGGCTCGAAAGATTAGAAGAGTTTGTGATAAATAACCGTACAAGCTTAAAGCCAATTCCTTCCGAAAGTCGTATCGGAACACCACTTGCAAATCCAACTAAAATTGTATGCGTAGGACTTAATTATTCTGACCATGCAAAAGAAACTGGATTAGCTCAAGAACAAGAGCCCATATTATTTTTAAAAGCTATTTCAGCATTAAATGGCCCCTTTGATAACATTATAATTCCAAAAAACTCATACCATACAGACTGGGAGACAGAACTTGCTGTTGTGATCGGAAAAAAGGGTACACATATTTCGACAGCGGAATCAACAGATTATATCGCTGGATATGTCATGATGAATGATGTAACAGAGCGTCATTTTATGAAACATAGAGGTGGTACCTGGGATAAAGGAAAGGGCTATAATACTTTTGCTCCTTTAGGCCCCTATTTTGTAACAAAAGACGAAATTGAAGACGATGGGAATTTAAGAATTTGGTTAAAACTCAACGGTAAATTAATGCAGGAAGGAAATACAAAAAATTTCATTACTCCTGTTAAAGAATTAATTTCCTATATTTCGGATTTCTTTGGATTATTCCCCGGAGATATTATTTCAACCGGCTCACCTGCTGGCACAGGTATAGGACATGTACCGCAACGATTTTTAGTAGAGGGTGATGAAATTGAATATGGAATAGAAGGTTTAGGTGTTGCTAAGAACACACTGATTAACTTCCAGAAAGAATCCAGTTAAAATCATTAAAAAAAGCACTTAAAAAATTAAGTGCTTTTTTAATTTACTCTAGTAGATTATTTATAATTAATTATTCCACCAGCCAATTTCTTCTCAGATTTATGTGCAGGTTTGCCATAAACTTCAATAACGCCACCCGCACGCGTTTTAGCGACAATAGAATCTTTTGCATATACCTCTGCTTGACCACCGCCATTGACCGTAACATTGGTTACATCTGTTATCAATTCTTTACCTTCATATTTACCGCCAAAATTAGACACAACATCTTGTGTGATACTTTTTCCAATAAGTGAAATTGTAGAACCTGAAGTAGGCTTAACATCTACCTTTTTAGCCTCCACATAAACAACCACTAAACCACCCTCTGCCGCGGAAACATTTAATTGATCGGCTACTATTTTCTCTTTTTCTCTATTAACGATCTTCGCTCCTTTTTTGGCAGATAAACTATTCAAAGATTGATAGTATACCTTAACACTGATATTATTTCCTTGAAGAGCATTTAAAGTATTCATTTTAATACGTAATGCACCGTTTTTGTTGATAACTTGGATATTCTCAGAATTAGCCCCTTCAGTCACAACCTCATTGGAATTGCCATGAATTAATTCAACCTGAATTTTATCTGTAACATCTACCGAATTAAACGTACCCACGTTCTGCTTTGTCTGAGCAATTCCTAATTGCGCAATAAAAAATAAAATAGCACCTAATCCTAATTTTTTCATATCAATATATTCTATTCGTATAACTATCCTGCAAAATATGCACCATTCCTGACTTTAAGATAAAATTTAGCAGATTTTAACAAAAATAAATAAAAAACACAGCCCCAACAAAAAAGCGTACGAAGTGAAATTACCTCATACGCTTTTTAGTACTACTTAAATGTAGACTCAATCGATATTATAACTTGCTATTAACATCAATTGCATTCAATTCTTGGAAAGCTTGTTTCAAACGTGTAACGAAAGCTTCTTCTCCCTTACGTAACCAAACGCGGGGATCGTAGTATTTTTTATTTGGAGAATCAGCTCCTTCAGGATTACCGATTTGACCTTGTAAATAATCATGGTTTTTAGCTTCATACTCGCGAACACCATCCCACATAGCCCATTGCATATCTGTATCGATGTTCATTTTGATTGCACCATATGAAATTGCTTCTGCAATCTCCTCAGGAGTTGAGCCCGAACCACCGTGGAAAACAAAATTAACAGGTTTATCAGCAGTTAAATTAAATTTCTCGCGAATGAATTCTTGTGAGTTATGTAAAATAACAGGTTGTAATTTTACATTTCCTGGCTTATATACACCGTGTACATTACCAAAAGCTGCTGCTACAGTAAATTTATCAGACACCTTTGATAATTCTTCATAAGCATAAGCTACCTCTTCTGGTTGTGTATATAATTTCGAACTATCAACATCAGAATTATCTACACCATCTTCTTCACCACCTGTTACACCCAATTCGATTTCAACAGTCATTCCAAGCGGCTTCATACGTGCTAAGTATTTTGCCGAAATCTCAATATTTTCTTCAATAGGCTCTTCAGACAAATCTAACATATGAGAAGAGAATAATGGTTTACCGTGTTGTGCGAAAAACTTCTCACCAGCATCTAATAAACCGTCGATCCAAGGTAATAATTTCTTAGCAGCATGGTCTGTATGCAAAATAACTGCAACACCATAGTGCTCTGCTAATAAATGAACGTGTTGAGCAGCAGCTACAGCACCTAGAATACATGCCTTTAATCCATCATTATTTAACGTTTTACCAGCGTAAAATTGTGCTCCACCATTTGACAATTGAATAATCACTGGTGAGTTAACCGCTTTTGCAGTTTCCATCACAGCATTAATCGAGTTTGTACCAGTTACGTTAACAGCTGGTAATGCGAATTTGTGTGTTTTTGCTAATTCAAACAATTCTTGTACTTGATCTCCCGTCAATACACCTTTAAAATCTTTTAGGCTCATATTATAATTTGCTTTTGTTATTTATAATCTCACTATTTATGGACTAAGTTAAAAAAAAAATATTGTTCTACATAATTTATAAAGTGTACTTCTTACACTAACACAATGATCCATGCTCACTAAATAAAGAAGTTTACCCAATAGCATCTATAATTTAATATTCACCTATACGATATTGGATATCAATTACAATTTCTCTAAGTTTGAATTAAAATATAGAACAAATATGTTACACGTATACGGAATCAAAAACTGCAACACAGTGAAAAAAGCGATAAATTGGTTAGAAGAACATCAATTGCCTTATACATTTCACGACTATAAAAAGGAAGGCATCTCTGAAAATAAACTCGAGGAATGGGAAAAAGAAATCAGTTGGGAAAAACTGTTGAATAAAAAAGGAACCACATGGAAAAAACTTGATGTAGAAGAACAAGCGACCGTTACAGATGCACACACCGCTAACCAAGTTCTGATCAAAAACACAAGTATGATTAAAAGACCTGTAATTGAAGGAGGAAAGCAAATTTTACTCGGTTTCGATGAACTAGAATACGCTTCCTCTCTAAAATAATCGTTACAATCCGACTATTTCTTCGAAAAAATTTAACAATACATCTTTTCATACTATATTTAGGCAGAACAATCCCTACAATTAAGTATGAAAAGATTACCCTTATTGTCAATAAGTATTCTGTCCTTATCATTATCAACTCCAAGTTTTGCTCAACAAAAAAGCAATTATAGTTATACTGAAGCATTTGCTCCTTTATTTTTTAATAATAATGGTGATGAATTTCGCTCAGCAAGTGGAAAACCAGGACCAGCTTACTGGCAAAACAATGCTGACTATAAAATTACAGCAACATTAGACGATCAAAAAAATACAATTGCTGGAAATGTTGAAATAAATTATAGCAATAATAGTCCAGATCAGCTGGACTATGTATGGCTTCAGTTAGACCAAAATATGTTCTCCAAAGAAGGTCGAGGTCAAGCCATATCTCCATTAACAAAAAGTAGATATGGTGATGCTAACGCAAGTTTTGATGGTGGCTATACGATATCTTCTGTCACCGATCTAACTGGTAAACCGGTTGATTATATCATCACCGATACCCGCATGCAAATTAGGCTAACTCAAGCCTTAGCGGCAAAAGGTGGTAAAACAGGATTTAAGATACAATATTCATACATAATACCAGAATATGGTGCCGATAGAACGGGAATACTGAAAGCCGCCAAAGGTAATGTTTTTGCCATCGCACAATGGTTCCCTAGAGTATGCGTTTACGACAACATTCGAGGATGGAATACAATACCTTATACGGGGCCTGGCGAATTTTATCGTGAATTTGGTAATTATCAGGTACAGATAACGGCTCCCGCGAATCACATTGTCGTTTTGGGGGGAGAACTTCAAAACCCACAAGAAGTATTTACGGCAGAACAGTTTAAACGCTATGAAAATGCCAAAAATAGTGACCAGACAGTCATCATACGTTCTGCACAAGAGGTCGCTCAAGCAAACTCAAGACCAAACAAAAAAAGTCTAACTTGGAAATACATTTTAAATAATGCGCAAGATATTGCATGGGCTTCTTCCTCTTCTTTTATATTGGATGCGGCGAGAATTAATTTGGTCAATGGAAAAAAATCACTTGCTATTTCTGCTTACCCAGAAGAAAGTAATGGTAATAATGCCTGGGAACGTTCTACCGAGTATACCAAAGCGGCCATTGAACATTACTCCAACAAATGGTTTGATTATCCCTATCCTGTAGCTGTCAACGTAGCTTCCAATGTTGGAGGCATGGAATACCCTGCATTATCTTTTTGTGGCAATAAAGCACGTGCTGGATCCTTATGGGGAGTAACCAATCATGAATTTGGCCATAACTGGTTTCCAATGATCGTATCGAGCAACGAAAGAGAATTTGGCTGGATGGATGAAGGATTCAACTCTTTCATAAATGAAATTGCAACTGAAAGTTTCAATAACGGTGAATATTTTAAACAAGTTGGGGATCCAAACAGTCAAGCAGTCCGATTTACAGATCCTCGCTTAGAAGCGATAATGAATACACCACAAAGCATGGATGAACGCAATATTGGTATATTGCTTTACTATAAACCTGCTTATGGTCTCAAATTATTAAGAAATGAAATTATCGGCGCAGAACGTTTTGATTATGCATTCAAAAAATACATTTCTGATTGGGCCTATAAACATCCGACACCAGAAGATTTTTTCCGTTCAATGGAAAATGGGACAGGGGAAAACTTAAATTGGTTTTGGCGCGGTTGGTTTCTAAACAACTGGCGTCTTGATCAGGCAATCAATAAAGTAACATACATAAAAAATGACCCTAAATTAGGTTCCGTTATTACGGTTCAAAATTTAGAAAAACTTCCTATGCCTGTAGTAGTTGAAGCCACAACAGTATCAGGAAAGAAAATTCGAAAAAAATTACCCGTAGAAGTTTGGGAAAGAAACCAATCTTTTGACTTCAAAATAGATTCAAAAGAACCTTTAATATCAGTTCAATTAGATCCTGATAAAGTTTTTCCAGACCATGTTCCGGAAAACAATATCTGGACAGCAAAATAAAAAACAGAAAATCTCATATACAATCATATATGAGATTTTTTTATTAAAATAATTTCTTTTAAATACATTACTACTTATATTTATGTATTTTTGGTTATATAAAAAGGAAAAATGAAAACAGCATTCATACATAGTTTAAGCATATTGACACTTCTGGGAATTACCAGTATCTTCAGCAATCTCAAAGCGCAGGAAAAAATAAAAGGAATTGCCATGGAATTGGTCAGTAGTCAAAAAATTGAAGGAGTTTCTATCAAAAATACCCGTACAAATAAAATTGTGCAAACAGATCAAGAAGGCAATTTTATCATTGATGCTCAATTGAATGATTATTTAGCGATAGAGGCTACCGGATATGAAAAAGACACTGTTTTTGTCTATGATTATGGTGTTAAAAGAGTTTATCTAAATAGATTAAACTCAGTAATTGAACTAAATGAAGTCTATATTGAAAGAATGACAGATAGTAGATTAATTGCAGAAATCAATGCAACAAAAATCGCGGGAAAATACTCTGATGTTGGTCAACAACGTGGCGGTATCCGTCTCTCTCCTTCTCGACTATTTAGTAAAGAAGGAAAAAGAGCACGTCAAAACTACAAACTTTTAGTAGAGGAGCAACATAAAAGAGCTATCGATCGTAAATTCACAGATGACTTAATCCAATCCGTAACGCCTCTAAAAAATCCAGATTTGGCACTTTTCAAAGAGCAATACAGACCGACTTACAAATTCATTGAGCAAGCCTCAGCAGAAGATGTTAAGTTGTATATTATAGATGCCTACAAAAAATACAACACGAAAAAAGGAAAATAGTAAATTCAACTTTATTATAAGTTCAAAAAAGCTTTAAACCAAAATATTTCACAAATAAGGTTTAAAGCTTTTTTATTTTTAAAGCCTTTATACGAATATTGAATCATTAACGCGCAGATTCTTTACCATTCTGTGTTCAAACTCCCAATACTTTATTTAAAAATTTCTTTCTTTTATTTTGAACAAGTTTAAATAAGTTAGGCTATGTAAAAATACTTTACAACAGCTTTATAAACATTAATTATCATTATATCAAGAACAGAAACAAAAAAAACTTCCTCTTTTTTCATATAATAAACTATATTTGACTTTGAAAAGACAATCAATAAACATTAAAAAACAACCCACTTAAAACATATTTATGCTTTTTAAAAAATCGATTAGCAAATTAATCGCAGAAGCAGAGCTAAATGGCCAAGGTACATTAAAACGTACACTCTCCAGTTCTGGACTTATTGCATTAGGAGTAGGTGCCATTATAGGTGCAGGCTTATTTTCACTGACAGGTATAGCGGCGGCCGACCATGCTGGTCCTGCTGTAGTACTCTCTTTTATTATTGCGGCTGTAGGCTGTGGTTTTGCAGGTTTATGTTATGCAGAATTTGCATCGATGATCCCGGT
This region includes:
- the rimK gene encoding 30S ribosomal protein S6--L-glutamate ligase, whose amino-acid sequence is MKIAVLSTVKSLYSTRRLVEAAEKRGHECVVIDHSKCYVGIQQGKPSIHYKGQDISDIDAIIPRIGASVTFYGSAIVRQFEVMDVISANPSQAITRSRDKLRCMQILSGAGIGLPITGFARTASDVDDLISMVGGAPLVIKLLEGTQGIGVVLAETKKAASSVIEAFYGLGNNILIQEYIKEAKGTDIRAFVVGGKVVGAMKRTAKEGEFRSNIHRGGTAEIIRLTKNERETAIAAAASMGLTVCGVDMMPSDRGPLVLEVNSSPGLEGIEKATKKDIAGEIIMYLEKQFELKKAAKPEIRKKKKKQSDL
- a CDS encoding ATP-dependent zinc protease, whose product is MKDKLIVGWKESLDLPELGIFNIEAKVDTGAGSSVLHCESYEIKIIENQKWIICHIIVNFKTRELRIFKFPVYREKIVKSSFGQKEKRYYILTKAKLYNQFFEIKLSFRNRSSMRYPMLLGKSFLSKRFIVDVSRSNLSQKSVG
- a CDS encoding M1 family metallopeptidase, whose amino-acid sequence is MKRLPLLSISILSLSLSTPSFAQQKSNYSYTEAFAPLFFNNNGDEFRSASGKPGPAYWQNNADYKITATLDDQKNTIAGNVEINYSNNSPDQLDYVWLQLDQNMFSKEGRGQAISPLTKSRYGDANASFDGGYTISSVTDLTGKPVDYIITDTRMQIRLTQALAAKGGKTGFKIQYSYIIPEYGADRTGILKAAKGNVFAIAQWFPRVCVYDNIRGWNTIPYTGPGEFYREFGNYQVQITAPANHIVVLGGELQNPQEVFTAEQFKRYENAKNSDQTVIIRSAQEVAQANSRPNKKSLTWKYILNNAQDIAWASSSSFILDAARINLVNGKKSLAISAYPEESNGNNAWERSTEYTKAAIEHYSNKWFDYPYPVAVNVASNVGGMEYPALSFCGNKARAGSLWGVTNHEFGHNWFPMIVSSNEREFGWMDEGFNSFINEIATESFNNGEYFKQVGDPNSQAVRFTDPRLEAIMNTPQSMDERNIGILLYYKPAYGLKLLRNEIIGAERFDYAFKKYISDWAYKHPTPEDFFRSMENGTGENLNWFWRGWFLNNWRLDQAINKVTYIKNDPKLGSVITVQNLEKLPMPVVVEATTVSGKKIRKKLPVEVWERNQSFDFKIDSKEPLISVQLDPDKVFPDHVPENNIWTAK
- a CDS encoding fumarylacetoacetate hydrolase family protein, with protein sequence MKLFRYGPLNEEKTGILINEVHYDTSDFGEDYDNKFLANGGLERLEEFVINNRTSLKPIPSESRIGTPLANPTKIVCVGLNYSDHAKETGLAQEQEPILFLKAISALNGPFDNIIIPKNSYHTDWETELAVVIGKKGTHISTAESTDYIAGYVMMNDVTERHFMKHRGGTWDKGKGYNTFAPLGPYFVTKDEIEDDGNLRIWLKLNGKLMQEGNTKNFITPVKELISYISDFFGLFPGDIISTGSPAGTGIGHVPQRFLVEGDEIEYGIEGLGVAKNTLINFQKESS
- the fbaA gene encoding class II fructose-bisphosphate aldolase; this translates as MSLKDFKGVLTGDQVQELFELAKTHKFALPAVNVTGTNSINAVMETAKAVNSPVIIQLSNGGAQFYAGKTLNNDGLKACILGAVAAAQHVHLLAEHYGVAVILHTDHAAKKLLPWIDGLLDAGEKFFAQHGKPLFSSHMLDLSEEPIEENIEISAKYLARMKPLGMTVEIELGVTGGEEDGVDNSDVDSSKLYTQPEEVAYAYEELSKVSDKFTVAAAFGNVHGVYKPGNVKLQPVILHNSQEFIREKFNLTADKPVNFVFHGGSGSTPEEIAEAISYGAIKMNIDTDMQWAMWDGVREYEAKNHDYLQGQIGNPEGADSPNKKYYDPRVWLRKGEEAFVTRLKQAFQELNAIDVNSKL
- a CDS encoding head GIN domain-containing protein, which encodes MKKLGLGAILFFIAQLGIAQTKQNVGTFNSVDVTDKIQVELIHGNSNEVVTEGANSENIQVINKNGALRIKMNTLNALQGNNISVKVYYQSLNSLSAKKGAKIVNREKEKIVADQLNVSAAEGGLVVVYVEAKKVDVKPTSGSTISLIGKSITQDVVSNFGGKYEGKELITDVTNVTVNGGGQAEVYAKDSIVAKTRAGGVIEVYGKPAHKSEKKLAGGIINYK
- a CDS encoding ArsC family reductase → MLHVYGIKNCNTVKKAINWLEEHQLPYTFHDYKKEGISENKLEEWEKEISWEKLLNKKGTTWKKLDVEEQATVTDAHTANQVLIKNTSMIKRPVIEGGKQILLGFDELEYASSLK